The following coding sequences lie in one Oncorhynchus kisutch isolate 150728-3 linkage group LG3, Okis_V2, whole genome shotgun sequence genomic window:
- the LOC109887635 gene encoding uncharacterized protein LOC109887635 translates to MPLAQKEEMVVALRVKLQDHEEDLRQVTAELRSCKRERESRIASVWRQEERLPEIRADLVQLQQQYTTCYAQLVQEEAGLGRLREELREVGEQRERLASQVTENQVLSHDLDLSHDLDLSHDLDLSHDLDLSHDLDLSHDLDLSHDLDLSHDLDLSHDLDLSHDLDLSHDLDLSHDLDLSHDLDLSHDLDLSHDLDLSLDLDLSHDLDLNHDLDLSHDLDLSHDLDLSHDLDLNLDLDLSHDLDLSHDLDLNHDLDLNHDLDLSHDLDLSHDLDLSHDLDLNLDLDLSHDLDLNHDLDLNHDLDLLTEKHKAAQHKLSVQAQQEQALGEEMQKLQKEVSCLQGSLSQREEDMEAQLQTTGQLQQERVSLLTKQDNQQGAVCVLRGELQWWQAEVRSQQESSEEMSGLRAELQETQGRLQQCRATMKHLRSDLEHAQRQTRLRAVLQEAESRAVDTETRLQPLTRSLELYRVKYQACLTKISQQDSTLQAQDEDLKEARAQVVERDKHVLRLCAQAVVLQGGAEGPQCPAGERGWCPEPAPPRHPERPGVQPQTLPGV, encoded by the exons ATGCCT CTTGCCCAGAAGGAGGAGATGGTCGTGGCTCTCAGAGTGAAGCTGCAGGACCATGAAGAAGACCTCCGT CAAGTTACTGCCGAGCTGAGGTCatgtaaaagagagagggaaagcag GATAGCCAGTGtgtggagacaagaggagagactgCCTGAGATCAGAGCTGATCTGGTCCAACTACAGCAGCAGTATACCACCTGCTATGCCCAG ctggtccAGGAGGAGGCTGGGTTGGGCAGGCTGAGGGAGGAGCTGCGTGAGGTGGGGGAACAGAGGGAAAGACTGGCTTCTCAGGTGACAGAGAACCAGGTCCTGAGCCATGACCTGGACCTGAGCCATGATCTGGACCTGAGCCATGACCTGGACCTGAGCCATGATCTGGACCTGAGCCATGACCTGGACCTGAGCCATGATCTGGACCTGAGCCATGATCTGGACCTGAGCCATGACCTGGACCTGAGCCATGACCTGGACCTGAGCCATGATCTGGACCTGAGCCATGATCTGGACCTGAGCCATGACCTGGACCTGAGCCATGATCTGGACCTGAGCCATGACCTGGACCTGAGCCATGATCTGGACCTGAGCCTTGACCTGGACCTGAGCCATGACCTGGACCTGAACCATGACCTGGACCTGAGCCATGATCTGGACCTGAGCCATGACCTGGACCTGAGCCATGACCTGGACCTGAACCTTGACCTGGACCTGAGCCATGACCTGGACCTGAGCCATGACCTGGACCTGAACCATGACCTGGACCTGAACCATGACCTGGACCTGAGCCATGACCTGGACCTGAGCCATGACCTGGACCTGAGCCATGACCTGGACCTGAACCTTGACCTGGACCTGAGCCATGATCTGGACCTGAACCATGACCTGGACCTGAACCATGACCTGGACCTGCTCACTGAGAAACACAAGGCTGCACAGCACAAG ctgtcagTGCAGGCTCAGCAGGAGCAGGCCCTTGGAGAGGAGATGCAGAAACTGCAGAAGGAGGTGAGCTGTCTCCAGGGCAGcctgagtcagagagaggaggacatggagGCACAACTACAGACAACTGGCCAGCTACAGCAGGAGAGGGTCAGCCTGCTCACAAAG cAGGACAACCAGCAGGGGGCAGTGTGTGTTCTGCGCGGGGAGCTGCAGTGGTGGCAGGCTGAGGTCCGGTCTCAGCAGGAGAGCAGTGAGGAGATGTCGGGCCTGAGGGCTGAGCTACAGGAGACCCAGGGCAGGCTGCAGCAGTGTAGAGCAACCATGAAGCACCTCCGCTCTGACCTGGAGCACGCCCAGAGACAGACCAG GCTGAGGGCTGTGCTGCAGGAGGCTGAGAGCAGAGCAGTGGACACAGAGACAAGGTTGCAGCCCCTGACCAGGTCCCTGGAGCTGTACAGGGTCAAGTACCAGGCCTGCCTCACCAAGATCTCCCAGCAGGACAGCACTCTACAGGCCCAGGACGAGGACCTGAAGGAAGCCAGGGCTCAG GTGGTGGAGCGGGACAAGCATGTGCTGCGTCTGTGTGCCCAGGCGGTGGTGTTGCAGGGGGGAGCTGAAGGCCCACAGTGCCCAGCTGGAGAGCGGGGATGGTGCCCTGAGCCAGCACCTCCGAGACACCCAGAGAGACCTGGAGTCCAGCCGCAAACACTGCCAGGAGTGTGA